Proteins encoded together in one Acidimicrobiales bacterium window:
- a CDS encoding SpoIIE family protein phosphatase, whose product MTTLPPFEASAGRRLVNFEAAVMDRLNAAVIVCDLSGRLIYANPFAERMYGRPASELVGSLAEGLAGVELDPSTAVEIMGELTAGRTWEGEFEVHRPDGTAVTVRASDSGIYDESGRLTGVVSMVTDISDHRQSVDRLSRETRALRFLLDATTVLASSLEFRDCLRRLAELAVPILGDLCLIDVAVDGTVARMAAVHADPALQALADELATRYPPHPRGPHPAVKAMQTGLPEIAADVTEEFLRSTTRDERHLEILHELGFTSYMCAPLRARGRTLGTITFVSAGSGRRFDQEDLALAGELAQRAALVVDNARLLSERTRVAQSLQAALLPPSLPRIPGLELAARYRAAGEANDVGGDFYDVFGIGRGVWAAAVGDVCGTGPEAAAVTGLVRHALHASAQQSRDPATLLDTANAVLFEEHDEDWERFCSAACAVIRPGASVRVSLASAGHPPVMAVRADGRVEEIEGQGLALGLDSRVRLRTRRSVLAAGDLLLLYTDGLTEARDAEGRFFGETAFLPLLAELAGRSAEAVVTRLLRAVEEFSAGHLTDDLALLAIRATGSE is encoded by the coding sequence ATGACGACCCTCCCGCCGTTCGAGGCCTCGGCCGGGCGCCGCCTGGTCAACTTCGAGGCGGCGGTCATGGACCGGCTCAACGCGGCGGTCATCGTGTGCGACCTCAGCGGGAGGCTGATCTACGCCAATCCCTTTGCCGAGCGGATGTACGGGCGCCCGGCCAGCGAGCTGGTCGGATCCCTGGCGGAGGGGCTGGCGGGCGTCGAGCTCGACCCGTCCACCGCGGTGGAGATCATGGGCGAGCTGACCGCGGGCCGGACGTGGGAGGGAGAGTTCGAGGTCCACCGCCCCGACGGGACCGCGGTCACGGTGCGCGCCTCGGACTCCGGCATCTACGACGAGTCGGGCCGGCTGACCGGAGTCGTCAGCATGGTCACCGACATCAGCGACCACCGGCAGTCGGTCGACCGCCTCTCCCGCGAGACGCGGGCCCTCCGGTTCCTGCTGGACGCCACCACCGTGCTCGCGTCCTCCCTGGAGTTCCGGGACTGCCTGCGCCGGCTGGCCGAGCTGGCCGTGCCGATCCTCGGGGACCTGTGCCTCATCGACGTGGCGGTCGACGGGACGGTGGCGCGCATGGCCGCGGTCCACGCCGATCCGGCGCTCCAGGCCCTCGCCGACGAGCTGGCCACCAGATACCCGCCCCACCCGCGCGGCCCCCACCCCGCCGTCAAGGCCATGCAGACCGGGCTGCCCGAGATCGCGGCGGACGTGACCGAGGAGTTCCTGCGCAGCACCACCCGGGACGAGCGCCACCTCGAGATCCTCCACGAGCTCGGTTTCACCTCCTACATGTGCGCCCCGCTGCGGGCCCGGGGACGGACCCTCGGCACCATCACGTTCGTGTCCGCCGGATCGGGCCGGCGCTTCGACCAGGAGGACCTGGCCCTGGCCGGAGAGCTGGCCCAGCGCGCCGCCCTCGTCGTCGACAACGCCCGCCTGCTGTCGGAGCGGACCAGGGTGGCCCAGTCGCTGCAGGCCGCCCTCCTCCCACCGAGCCTGCCCCGCATCCCGGGCCTGGAGCTGGCCGCCCGCTACCGCGCCGCCGGGGAGGCCAACGACGTCGGCGGGGACTTCTACGACGTGTTCGGAATCGGCCGCGGGGTGTGGGCGGCAGCCGTCGGCGACGTCTGCGGCACGGGTCCGGAGGCGGCGGCCGTGACCGGTCTGGTCCGCCACGCCCTGCACGCCTCGGCCCAGCAGAGCCGGGACCCCGCCACCCTCCTCGACACCGCCAACGCCGTGCTCTTCGAGGAGCACGACGAGGACTGGGAGCGGTTCTGCAGCGCGGCGTGCGCGGTCATCCGTCCCGGCGCGTCCGTCCGGGTCAGCCTGGCCTCGGCCGGGCACCCTCCGGTCATGGCGGTGCGCGCCGACGGCCGGGTCGAGGAGATCGAGGGACAGGGCCTGGCCCTCGGCCTCGACAGCCGGGTCCGTCTCCGGACCCGTCGCAGCGTCCTCGCCGCGGGCGACCTCCTTCTCCTCTACACCGACGGTCTGACCGAGGCGCGCGACGCAGAGGGGCGCTTCTTCGGGGAGACGGCATTCCTCCCCCTGCTGGCCGAGCTCGCCGGGCGGAGCGCCGAGGCGGTGGTGACCCGCCTGCTGCGCGCCGTGGAGGAGTTCAGCGCCGGGCACCTCACCGACGATCTGGCCCTCCTGGCCATCCGCGCCACCGGGAGCGAATAG
- a CDS encoding mycofactocin-coupled SDR family oxidoreductase, with product MGRLEGKVAFITGAARGQGRAHCVRLAAEGADIIGVDICGEVGASELPPSAPQDLEETARLVEKEGRRAVTRQADVRDLAALQSAVDEGVGELGRLDVVVANAGILNWSWSWEMSAEQWRDVIDVNLTGVFNTVKASVPTMIAQGQGGSIIMTSSVAGLYGQPFTASYTAAKHGVVGLARCLANELAEHSIRVNTIHPTGVETAMFHVPGLFELIQSRAATLGPVFMNSLPVEVMQPDEIAAVVAFLASDDSKYITGDQLRIDCGKLNR from the coding sequence ATGGGTCGGCTCGAGGGCAAGGTGGCGTTCATCACCGGCGCGGCGCGTGGCCAGGGCCGGGCCCACTGCGTGCGCCTGGCGGCCGAGGGGGCCGACATCATCGGCGTGGACATCTGCGGGGAGGTGGGGGCGTCCGAGCTGCCGCCGTCGGCGCCCCAGGACCTCGAGGAGACGGCGCGCCTGGTCGAGAAGGAGGGCCGCCGGGCCGTGACCAGGCAGGCCGACGTGCGCGACCTGGCGGCGCTGCAGTCGGCGGTCGACGAGGGAGTGGGCGAGCTCGGCCGTCTCGACGTGGTCGTGGCGAATGCCGGCATCCTCAACTGGAGCTGGTCCTGGGAGATGTCGGCCGAGCAGTGGCGCGACGTCATCGACGTGAACCTCACCGGGGTCTTCAACACCGTGAAGGCCTCGGTCCCGACGATGATCGCCCAGGGCCAGGGCGGCTCGATCATCATGACCAGCTCGGTGGCCGGCCTCTACGGCCAGCCCTTCACCGCCAGCTACACCGCCGCCAAGCACGGGGTGGTCGGGCTGGCCCGCTGCCTGGCCAACGAGCTGGCCGAGCACTCGATCCGGGTCAACACCATCCACCCCACGGGAGTGGAAACCGCCATGTTCCACGTGCCGGGGCTGTTCGAGCTGATCCAGTCCCGCGCCGCCACGCTGGGCCCCGTATTCATGAACTCACTGCCGGTCGAGGTCATGCAGCCGGACGAGATCGCCGCGGTGGTGGCGTTCCTGGCCTCGGACGACTCGAAGTACATCACCGGGGACCAGCTGCGGATCGACTGCGGAAAGCTCAACCGCTGA
- a CDS encoding TetR family transcriptional regulator, with translation MPRDATATRERLLRQAERLFAREGLYRVTTREITQAAGQRNVSALNYHFGSRDGVLDVILTRHGDRIDEDRGKRLARIGPDAPTRELVAALVVPYGTSLETEEGRDYLRIVAQMTDAFAAWRDARPGVGPWLQEILEQIEARPPSLPLALRRERVLGMIMLMTAAMADRARLIEEGRRLPLSRDQFLANLTTMLVGVLEAPDDELSTG, from the coding sequence GTGCCCCGGGACGCCACCGCGACCCGTGAGCGGCTCCTGCGTCAGGCGGAGCGGCTGTTCGCCCGGGAGGGCCTGTACCGGGTCACGACCCGGGAGATAACCCAGGCCGCCGGGCAGCGCAACGTCTCGGCCCTCAACTACCACTTCGGGTCGCGCGACGGCGTCCTCGACGTGATCCTCACCCGCCACGGCGACCGCATCGACGAGGACCGGGGAAAGCGGCTGGCCCGGATCGGGCCGGACGCCCCGACCCGCGAGCTCGTGGCCGCGCTCGTCGTCCCCTACGGGACGAGCCTCGAGACCGAGGAGGGCCGCGACTACCTCCGGATCGTGGCCCAGATGACCGACGCCTTCGCGGCCTGGAGGGACGCCAGGCCCGGGGTGGGGCCGTGGCTGCAGGAGATCCTGGAGCAGATCGAGGCCCGGCCGCCGTCGCTGCCGCTGGCTCTCCGCCGGGAGCGGGTGCTCGGGATGATCATGCTGATGACGGCGGCCATGGCCGACCGGGCCCGGCTCATCGAGGAGGGCAGGCGCCTGCCCCTCAGCCGTGACCAGTTCCTCGCCAATCTCACCACCATGCTCGTCGGGGTCCTGGAGGCTCCCGACGACGAGCTGTCGACCGGGTAG